CCCCGCGGGCAGCCCGCCGCCGAAGAGCCGGCTCAGCAGTCCCATGTCAGTCCCATCCGCTCGCCGCTTGCGCGCGCAGCGATTTCCGGTACTCCTCCAGCGCGACCAGGTCGCCGAACAGCGCCCGGTAATCGTCCGGGGCCTCCACCGGGGAAAGCCGCTGCAGCTTCGACTTGATCTCGCCGATCTGCCGGGCGACGAGATTCTCCTGCACGCCCGCCAGCACGCCGGAGATGTAGCGCGAGTCCACTTCCCCCAAGGCGTGCAACGGTTCCACCGCCAGCTCGCTGAGCACCCGGCGGACCGTCCCTTCCGGACAGTGCGCGGCCGCCGCGTCCAGCAGCGCGGGCCCGGTCAGCCCGGACGCCGCCCCGCCCGCCTTCAGCACGGCCAGGTGCACCGCGATGTACACCGGGTGCGTGAACGCCTCTTCCGGCAGCGAGTCGTACTCCGGACCGGCGATCGCGGGCTGCTGCAGCGCCGCTTTGAGCGCTTCCCGCTGCCCGAGGAACCGCGGATCGTTCGGCGCGGGACGCGGCAGGTCCTGCTTCTCCGGTTCGGGAGCCGGCGTCTCCTGCCGGGCCGCCGGACGGCGCTGCGGCTGCGGTTCGGCCGGCCCGCGCCGGGACGCCGCCCCGGCCGCGCCGCGCACCCGGTTGACCACCTGCGCGACGTCCTGCCAGCCGACCCACCAGGCGAGCTTCGACGCGTACCCGTCGCGGCTGGCCCGGTCCTTGATCGCGGCGACCATCGGCACCGTCTTCTGCAGCGCGGCGACCTGGCCGTCGACCGAGTCCAGGTCGAACTGCTTGAGCATGCTCTTGATCGCGAACTCGAACAGCGGCGTCCGGCGGGCCACCAGGTCGCGCACGGCGGTGTCGCCCTTCGCGATCCGCAGCTCGCACGGGTCCATGCCGTCCGGTGCGACCGCGATGTAGGTCTGCCCGGCGAAGGTCTGGTCGCCCTCGAACGCTTTGAGCGCGGCCTTCTGCCCCGCTTCGTCGCCGTCGAAGGTGAA
This sequence is a window from Amycolatopsis benzoatilytica AK 16/65. Protein-coding genes within it:
- the dnaG gene encoding DNA primase, with translation MAGRIRESDIAEVRERNRIDEVVGEYVALRRAGGGSLKGLCPFHNEKTPSFNVRPTHGTFHCFGCGEGGDVIKFIQKIDLVSFVEAVERLADRVGIRLNYEGGGASVQRDRGTRSRLIEAHRAAAEFYVEQLGTEEARAARDFLTERGFDAAAAKQFGCGFAPGGWDKLTKHLLNRGFEVKELLASGLSKEGQRGPMDRFHRRLVWPIRDVGNDVVGFGARRLFDDDRISAKYLNTSETQIYKKSQVMFGLDQAKREIAKRHQVVVVEGYTDVMAMHVAGVPTAVASSGTAFGEDHMKVLRRLMMDDDAFRGEVIFTFDGDEAGQKAALKAFEGDQTFAGQTYIAVAPDGMDPCELRIAKGDTAVRDLVARRTPLFEFAIKSMLKQFDLDSVDGQVAALQKTVPMVAAIKDRASRDGYASKLAWWVGWQDVAQVVNRVRGAAGAASRRGPAEPQPQRRPAARQETPAPEPEKQDLPRPAPNDPRFLGQREALKAALQQPAIAGPEYDSLPEEAFTHPVYIAVHLAVLKAGGAASGLTGPALLDAAAAHCPEGTVRRVLSELAVEPLHALGEVDSRYISGVLAGVQENLVARQIGEIKSKLQRLSPVEAPDDYRALFGDLVALEEYRKSLRAQAASGWD